ATCCTGGCATTTTGACCGACTTTCAGAACGAGAACAAGAAATTATGTACTGGCTCGCAATTAATCGCGAACCTACTTCAATTATAACTCTAAAAGACGATTTAGTTTCCGCAGTTTCGCAAAAAAAATTACCAGAAACTCTACAATCTTTACTACATAAACTACCCATCGAAAAAAGCCAAGATCGAAACAGTTTTACCCTGCAACCCGTCTTAATGGAATATACTACCGAGAGACTAATTAATTTAGTTTGTCAAGAAATTCAAACCGAAAAATTACAAATCTTGAAAAACTATGCCTTACTCAAAGCCCAAAACAAATACTATCTCAGAATTAGTCAAATTAGAACTATTCTTGAACCTATTAAAGATAGATTACTGACTATTTATAAATCTCCTTTTTTTCTCCAAGAAAGACTAAAAGCCCTTCTCCAAATTCAGCGAGAGAAATATCCTTTACAACCCGGATATGTTGGAGGAAATTTGCTTAACTTACTTAGTCAATTAACTGACGACTTTCAATCAGAAAACTTCTCCAATTTAACCATTTGTCAAGCTTACTTAGTTGGAAAAAATCTTCAAAACACTAACTTTTCTAACTCCAACTTATATAAATCAGTTTTCACCCAATCTTTTGGTGGAATTTGGTCGTTAGCATTTAGTCCCGATGGTACTATTTTAGCAGTAGGTGATTCCAATGGTCAAGTTCGTCTTTTGAGAGTAGAAGATGGACAATCAATTGCGATTTTTAATGAACGACATACTTGGTGGACTGTATCGCTAGCATTCAGTCCAGATGGACAAAAGCTAGTAAGTAGTAGCTTAGATAAAACTATCAAAATTTGGTCAGTTAATACAGGTCAATGTTTAAAAACAATCAGAGGACATACAGCTTGGGTTTGGTCAGTTATATTTAGTCCCGATAGTGAATTTATTGCGAGTGGTAGTGACGATACTACAATTAAACTTTGGTCGGCTTACACAGGTGAAGAAATCAGAACTTTAGTTGGACATTCGAGTAAGGTTTTATCAGTTACATTTAGTCCCAATTCTCAAATCCTTGCTAGCGGTAGCGCTGATGAGACAATTAAGCTTTGGAATTTGGAAACTGGAGAATGTCTCAAGACTTTAACTGGACATCAGGATGTTATTTGGACTGTTGCATTTAGCCCCGATGGTCAAATAATTGCTAGTTGTGGTTGTGAAAAAAATATTCGACTTTGGGATATAAAAACTGGCGATTGTATCAAGGTTTTGCGAGGACATAATAAAGAAATAAAGATGTTAGCATTTAGTTCCGATGGTCAAACAATTGCGAGTGGTTGTTTTGAACCAATTGTGAGATTTTGGAATGTCGAAACGGGAAAATGTCAAGCTAGTTTAAGAGGACATAAAAGCGGAATTCGAGCAGTTGCTTTTAGTCCGGATAATCGCACTGTTGCTACTGGGGATAATGACCAAATTGTCAAGTTATGGTCGGTGGAAAAGAATGAATGTTTTAAGACTTTTCAAGGATATAATAATTGGATTTATTCGATTGCTTTGAGTCCTGACGATAAAATAATTGCGAGTAGTCATTTAGACCACAAAATTCGCTTATGGAATGCTCAAACTGGTAAGTGTTTGCAAACTTTAACTGGACATACTGCTTGGATTTGGTCAGTGGTTTTTAGCCCCTTTTTAAATAGGTTAAATTTGTTAGCTAGTGGTGGTGATGATGAGACAATTAGATTATGGAATTTAACTACTGGTGAAAGTTCAGTTTTGCGTTCTCAGCAAGAAGCGTATCAAGGAGCAATTTGTAGTGTTGATTTTAGTCCGTATGGTCAGTTTTTGGCTAGTGGTGGACAGAATAATGTTGTTAAATTATGGTCAGTTAAAACTGGAGAATTTTTGAGAAGTTTTGTTGGACACCAAGGCTGGGTTTGGTCGGTTGCTTTTAGTAATTTTGCTGAGGGTGAGGAGGGAGTTTTAGCTAGTGGTAGTGATGATTGTACAATTAAGCTTTGGTCAATTAGAACTGGGGAATGTTTCAAGACTTTAACTGGACATACGAATAAAGTTAGGTCGATTTTTTTTAGTGATGATGGGCAATTTTTAGTTAGTGGTAGCGAAGATAATAGTTTAAAAGTTTGGGATATTTTGACTGGAGAATGTCAGCAAACTTTTTGGGGACATTCAGGGGTAATTTGGTCGGTAAAATTAAGTTGTTGTGGTCAATTTATTGTTAGCGGTAGTAATGACCAAACGATTAAGATTTGGTCACTGAAAACTGGTGAGTGTATTCGTACTTTACAGGAACATACAGACCAAGTTGTTTCGGTAGCTTTAAGTAGTGATGCGGAAATGATCGTTAGTGGGAGTTTAGATGGTACGATTAAGCAGTGGGATACTCGAATTGGTAATTGTTGGCAAACTTTGAGTGTTCCTCTTCCTTATGAGGGGATGAAGATTGGGGGTGTAAAAGGTTTAACTGGGGGTCAATTTGAGACGCTTAAGGCTTTAGGTGCTGTGGAATAAATAACTTGTAAGATGCGATCGCGATCGTGAAACTAGAATTTGAACGCTTGCGTCAAGCTTACCGTAATCTTCAACTTGAATTTGAACAGTTTCAGCAAAAATGACCGAAAATCTTGGGTTTCAAGCCCCGTCCTTTAGG
The nucleotide sequence above comes from Oscillatoria salina IIICB1. Encoded proteins:
- a CDS encoding WD40 domain-containing protein; translated protein: MPKPPKIQPSARGKQLIREAAKKVMLRENCNWQEVISWLSYQTGFSLSTIKRFLGTREEKAGPRSTNRGCSQEKFVELCEILNLNWRKVAELPTPISQENQASEINSVNNQDWGEAPDVPLFWGRDAELMTLKEWIVGDRARLVAILGMGGIGKTHLSLKFSGRMESLPVKFGRGGIGKTELSLKLAREIQQEFDKIIWRSLITPQSATTLIADILKFLSHNQETELPHTPENLTQQLSQLIDYLRKYRCLLILDNLETIIQPNCEISKYEPRYESYSQIFTKIAQTPHQSCLLLTSRERPPELELNQTNSSPIRALELNGLEEENAQKLFQHFDNFTVENEQDWTKLNNLYNGNPLALKIVAHHIKEVFFGNISQFLQHGCSVFGSLNNLLSWHFDRLSEREQEIMYWLAINREPTSIITLKDDLVSAVSQKKLPETLQSLLHKLPIEKSQDRNSFTLQPVLMEYTTERLINLVCQEIQTEKLQILKNYALLKAQNKYYLRISQIRTILEPIKDRLLTIYKSPFFLQERLKALLQIQREKYPLQPGYVGGNLLNLLSQLTDDFQSENFSNLTICQAYLVGKNLQNTNFSNSNLYKSVFTQSFGGIWSLAFSPDGTILAVGDSNGQVRLLRVEDGQSIAIFNERHTWWTVSLAFSPDGQKLVSSSLDKTIKIWSVNTGQCLKTIRGHTAWVWSVIFSPDSEFIASGSDDTTIKLWSAYTGEEIRTLVGHSSKVLSVTFSPNSQILASGSADETIKLWNLETGECLKTLTGHQDVIWTVAFSPDGQIIASCGCEKNIRLWDIKTGDCIKVLRGHNKEIKMLAFSSDGQTIASGCFEPIVRFWNVETGKCQASLRGHKSGIRAVAFSPDNRTVATGDNDQIVKLWSVEKNECFKTFQGYNNWIYSIALSPDDKIIASSHLDHKIRLWNAQTGKCLQTLTGHTAWIWSVVFSPFLNRLNLLASGGDDETIRLWNLTTGESSVLRSQQEAYQGAICSVDFSPYGQFLASGGQNNVVKLWSVKTGEFLRSFVGHQGWVWSVAFSNFAEGEEGVLASGSDDCTIKLWSIRTGECFKTLTGHTNKVRSIFFSDDGQFLVSGSEDNSLKVWDILTGECQQTFWGHSGVIWSVKLSCCGQFIVSGSNDQTIKIWSLKTGECIRTLQEHTDQVVSVALSSDAEMIVSGSLDGTIKQWDTRIGNCWQTLSVPLPYEGMKIGGVKGLTGGQFETLKALGAVE